The Helianthus annuus cultivar XRQ/B chromosome 15, HanXRQr2.0-SUNRISE, whole genome shotgun sequence genomic sequence CATCAAGTTTTCTTGCAACGGGCCCGACAAGTCATTATACGAGACGTTGAATCGCAAAAATCTTGTAGTGTTTGCAAGACTTCCCTTTTCACCATCCTTTGCGGTTTGAAATGAAAAATATCGTGTGTACACAGACGAGGCATCAAACGGTTCACATGTCGTGTAACGAAAAGACGGGATTGGCCCTGAAAGATGATTCTTACTAACATCGAACAAAATCATACACGGAACCGGAAGTTCATCACTTAACTCGCCGGTCAACTTGTTCGAGCTCAAATCAAGAAACCGCAACTTCTTGCATAGAGTTAGCCCGTTCGGGATTTCACCTGTGAAAAAGTTTCGAGCCAAGTTTACCATCTCCAAACTTTTACAACCACCCCAGTTGCTCGGAAAACCGCCCTCCAAAGTCGTTCTTGGAGCCCATAGCAGCTTCAACttgggcaaaaccgtaatttccAAAGGCAACTCGCTATGAAAATAATTATACTCGACTACATAACGagaaccgacatccgggatagGATCAAACAAGTTCGACAACACAAGAACCGACATTTCTGTACAGTTTCCAAGCTGTTTCGGTATCTGCCCGCGAAGACTGTTTCTCGAAACATCCAAAACTTCTAGCATCTTAAGCCGACCAAGCTCACCCGGGATCTCACCTTGGAGCATATTCGAATACAGTAAAACCGATCGCAACTTACTACAATTCGACAAACTAGACGGAATCCCCCCAAGTAACAAATTACCCGCAAGCTCTAACCGCTCAAGCTCACCACAATCATACCCAATCTCACTCGGAATCCTCCCCGAAATCCGATTAAACGACAAGTACAACCCGCGTAACTCACCGTTAACAAACCTCGGAATCGACCCGTTTAACCGATTCCCAGCAAGATTCAGAATCTTTAAACTCTTCAAATTCGACAGCGAATCGGGTATTTCACCCGATATCCGATTAAACCCGAGATTAATCACCCTAAGCCTCTTTAAATCCCCAAAATTAAACTTCAAATTCCCACTAATCATATTCCCTTCAAGATCAACAACTTCTAACTTCTTCAACCCACAAATTACACTTCCAATTTCACCCTCTAAATCATTAAACGGAAGagataaaaccctaatttcatcaaGCTTTGAAATTGCATATGACAACTTACCCATCAATTTCCCATTATAAATTTCACAACTTTTTCTAATTCCGAATCCGTACAACTGAAATTGATCATATTTATTACAAGTAAAAGATCCGAAATTACCTCCACCGGTTATGTTAAGACCCACGACCCGGTGACCCGACCCGCAAGTGACTCCGACCCAGGAACAAAGATCCGGGTTGGATTCGTTCCAGGTTGTTAAGAGCCCGTACGGGTCGGATACGGATCTTTTGAACTCTAGGAGGGCTGATTTGT encodes the following:
- the LOC110937472 gene encoding LRR receptor-like serine/threonine-protein kinase RPK2, with amino-acid sequence MGHHQTPIKPLFLLCFIFIHHYDVVSTTNSDKSALLEFKRSVSDPYGLLTTWNESNPDLCSWVGVTCGSGHRVVGLNITGGGNFGSFTCNKYDQFQLYGFGIRKSCEIYNGKLMGKLSYAISKLDEIRVLSLPFNDLEGEIGSVICGLKKLEVVDLEGNMISGNLKFNFGDLKRLRVINLGFNRISGEIPDSLSNLKSLKILNLAGNRLNGSIPRFVNGELRGLYLSFNRISGRIPSEIGYDCGELERLELAGNLLLGGIPSSLSNCSKLRSVLLYSNMLQGEIPGELGRLKMLEVLDVSRNSLRGQIPKQLGNCTEMSVLVLSNLFDPIPDVGSRYVVEYNYFHSELPLEITVLPKLKLLWAPRTTLEGGFPSNWGGCKSLEMVNLARNFFTGEIPNGLTLCKKLRFLDLSSNKLTGELSDELPVPCMILFDVSKNHLSGPIPSFRYTTCEPFDASSVYTRYFSFQTAKDGEKGSLANTTRFLRFNVSYNDLSGPLQENLMATTSSVRQLTESGPTNGGDFVNYSDSSTTAPKSKNGNFNSIEIASIVSASAIFSVLLALIVLYFCTRRRPKSVANESTQKEVTLFIDIGLRLNFDSVIQATGHFNASNCIGSGGFGATYKAEISPGFLVAIKRLAVGRFQGVQQFEAEIRTLGRHRQRNLVTLIGYHASETEMFLIYNYLPGGNLERFIQERSTRAVDWRVLHKIALDVARALAYLHDQCVPRVLHRDVKPSNILLDDDLNAYLSDFGLARLLGTSETHATTGVAGTFGYVAPEYAMTCRVSDKADVYSYGVVLLELLSDKKALDPSFSSYGNGFNIVAWALMLLQEGRAKEFFTAGLWDAGPHDDLVEVLHLAVVCTVDSLSTRPTMKQVVRRLKQLQPRSC